Proteins encoded together in one Carassius auratus strain Wakin chromosome 32, ASM336829v1, whole genome shotgun sequence window:
- the LOC113052225 gene encoding odorant receptor 131-2-like, which yields MSNATDDVNSYPHVRVWAAGVSLIILAFFNLIINWTIVREVRLRSHARFVLVFHLLFSALVYFAVSFSFNLQSYLKAATRPTICLALIKGLMTSGSNIILTITAMALDRYLAICYPLHYSKVCFKPWPWLIGILTWGLALIIPLTLSPKIENGTVSCGRKSLRGGEMHKIVLISICTVLIVYSYVRILCEGRRLGVLNRRNRAACKTIALHGTQLAVFILPNFILFLLHILKSKELLESSTKELFAVISFAFFSLAQCIAPIVYGLRKEELLEHLNHRFPCLSVQLKRILEWTVNITHPNRRRQQRERRMTSETLLSREISQTTV from the exons ATGTCAAATGCTACAGATGATGTCAACTCGTATCCACACGTACGTGTTTGGGCAGCGGGAGTTTCTTTGATCATTTTGGCTTTTTTCAACTTGATCATCAACTGGACCATAGTGCGCGAGGTGCGTCTGCGAAGCCATGCGCGCTTCGTCCTCGTGTTCCATTTGCTGTTCTCCGCGCTGGTTTACTTCGCAGTCAGCTTTAGCTTTAACTTACAAAGTTACCTGAAAGCAGCGACCAGGCCAACCATATGTCTGGCGCTAATCAAAGGTCTGATGACAAGCGGCTCCAATATCATCCTCACCATCACGGCGATGGCGCTGGACCGTTATCTTGCCATATGTTACCCGCTCCACTACAGCAAAGTCTGTTTTAAACCCTGGCCATGGCTCATCGGGATCCTAACATGGGGACTGGCGTTGATTATTCCTCTCACCCTATCACCCAAAATAGAAAATGGCACTGTGTCATGTGGAAGAAAATCTTTGCGAGGCGGAGAAATGCACAAAATCGTTTTAATATCCATCTGTACTGTTCTTATCGTGTACAGCTATGTACGGATCTTATGTGAGGGGCGTCGTCTGGGTGTGTTGAACCGGCGCAACCGGGCTGCTTGTAAGACTATCGCTCTCCACGGCACGCAGCTGGCCGTCTTCATCCTCCCGAATTTCATACTGTTTTTGCTACATATCCTTAAAAGCAAAGAATTACTCGAGAGCTCCACAAAAGAGCTTTTTGCTGTCATAAGTTTCGCTTTCTTCAGCCTGGCGCAGTGCATTGCGCCGATAGTATACGGACTGCGTAAAGAGGAACTACTGGAACATCTTAATCACCGGTTCCCGTGTTTATCCGTCCAGTTGAAACGCATTTTGGAGTGGACTGTCAACATCACACATCCCAATCGGCGTCGCCAGCAAAG GGAGCGGAGAATGACTTCAGAGACTTTATTATCAAGAGAGATCTCACAGACGACTGTGTGA
- the LOC113052224 gene encoding very long-chain specific acyl-CoA dehydrogenase, mitochondrial-like, with amino-acid sequence MLLRKVTQSPAICSSVFRLQPAITGVQRQTGALVAVRNARFYASQAAEAVLDKNVVGSDATTTAEKVDKMAIVESKSFAVNMFKGQISTSQVFPFPSVLNEEQSQFLKELVGPCSKFFEEVNDPMKNDALEKVEEHTMEGLKEMGAFGLQVPADLGGVGLTNTQYARLVEIVGMHDLGVGITLGAHQSIGFKGILLFGNPQQKEKYLPKLATGEHIAAFCLTEPASGSDAASIKTNAVRSPCGQYYTLNGSKIWISNGGIAEIFTVFAKTPMKDEKTGEMKDKITAFIVERSFGGVTHGPPEKKMGIKASNTAEVYFENVRVPAECVLGEVGGGFKVAMNILNNGRFGMAAALSGTMKGVISKAVDHAANRTQFGNKIHNYGAIQEKMARMAMLQYVTESMAYMVSGNMDSGATEFQIEAAISKIFASEAAWLVTDECIQIMGGMGFMKDAGVERVLRDLRIFRIFEGTNDILRLFVALNGFQNAGNQLKSLQKALKNPFGNAGMLTSEITKRAKRKAGLGTGLSLQGTVHPELNHSGELTVKAIEQFGAVIEELLLKHGKRIIDEQFVLKRVADCAIDLYAMVVVLSRASRSLSQAHPSAQHEKMLCETWVTEAHERVMQDIKFLRSGSSKQIFKNLRAISAAVVENGGVVSPHPLGF; translated from the exons ATGTTGTTGCGTAAAGTTACTCAGAGTCCCGCGATCTGCAGCTCTGTCTTCCGTCTACAACCAGCGATTACAGG AGTGCAGCGCCAAACTGGAGCTCTTGTGGCAGTGCGAAATGCTCGTTTTTACGCAAGTCAGGCCGCGGAG GCTGTTCTGGACAAGAATGTAGTCGGCAGCGACGCCACAACGACAGCTGAGAAGGTTGATAAGATGGCTATTGTG GAGTCAAAGTCCTTCGCTGTGAACATGTTCAAAGGGCAAATCAGCACTTCTCAGGTGTTCCCCTTCCCCTCAG TGCTCAATGAAGAGCAGTCACAGTTCCTCAAGGAGTTAGTTGGGCCATGCAGTAAGTTTTTTGAG GAAGTGAATGACCCCATGAAGAATGATGCTCTGGAGAAGGTGGAGGAACACACAATGGAAGGCCTGAAGGAGATGGGAGCTTTTGGTCTTCAGGTGCCTGCAGATCTTGGTGGTGTGGGACTCACCAACACACAA TATGCCAGGCTGGTGGAGATTGTTGGGATGCATGATCTGGGTGTGGGCATCACTCTTGGGGCCCATCAGTCCATTGGCTTCAAAGGCATCCTGCTTTTTGGTAACCCTCAGCAGAAAGAGAAGTACCTTCCAAAGCTGGCCACTG GAGAGCATATTGCTGCCTTCTGTCTTACTGAACCAGCGAGTGGTTCTGATGCAGCCTCCATTAAAACCAATGCAGTTCGATCCCCCTGCGGCCAGTACTACACCCTGAATGGAAGCAAgatctggatcag TAATGGAGGCATTGCTGAGATCTTCACTGTGTTTGCAAAGACTCCCATGAAGGATGAGAAGACTGGAGAGATGAAGGACAAAATTACAGCGTTCATTGTGGAGAGGAGCTTCGGAGGAGTCACGCA TGGTCCACCTGAGAAAAAGATGGGCATTAAAGCATCCAACACGGCAGAAGTGTATTTTGAGAATGTGCGTGTCCCTGCGGAGTGTGTGCTGGGAGAGGTTGGAGGTGGATTCAAAGTGGCCATGAACATCCTCAACAATGGCCGCTTCGGCATGGCCGCCGCTCTCTCTGGCACCATGAAGGGTGTCATCTCCAAAGCG GTTGACCATGCTGCTAACCGGACTCAGTTTGGTAACAAGATCCACAACTATGGTGCTATTCAGGAGAAGATGGCCAGAATGGCAATGCTTCAGTATGTGACCGAG TCCATGGCTTACATGGTTAGTGGGAATATGGACAGCGGAGCCACTGAGTTCCAGATCGAGGCGGCCATTAGTAAAATCTTTGCTTCT GAAGCAGCTTGGTTGGTGACGGATGAATGCATTCAGATCATGGGTGGAATGGGATTCAtgaag GACGCTGGTGTGGAACGAGTATTGAGGGACCTGCGAATCTTCAGAATCTTTGAGGGAACCAATGACATCCTGCGACTATTCGTAGCGCTCAACGGCTTCCAG AATGCAGGCAATCAGCTAAAGAGCTTGCAGAAAGCTCTGAAGAACCCTTTTGGTAATGCTGGGATGTTGACGAGTGAAATCACAAAGCGAGCCAAGAG GAAGGCAGGCTTGGGGACAGGACTGAGTTTGCAGGGAACGGTCCATCCAGAATTAAACCACAGTGGAGAATTG ACTGTTAAAGCCATCGAGCAGTTTGGAGCTGTTATTGAAGAGCTTCTCCTGAAACATGGAAAGAGAATCATTG ATGAACAGTTTGTTCTGAAGCGAGTTGCAGACTGTGCCATTGATCTGTACGCCATGgttgtggtcttgtccag AGCATCCAGGTCTCTCAGCCAAGCTCACCCTTCTGCACAGCACGAGAAGATGCTGTGTGAAACCTGGGTTACTGAG GCCCATGAGAGAGTCATGCAGGACATCAAGTTCCTCAGGTCAGGGTCATCCAAGCAGATCTTCAAGAACTTGCgtgccatttctgctgctgtggTAGAAAACGGAGGGGTGGTATCTCCTCATCCTCTGGGCTTTTAA